The Lysinibacillus timonensis nucleotide sequence ACTACTTCCTGTAACCCATAAATGCTTTTCGGGAAGATCAATGACTAAATCAGTTCCAGGTGCTCGATAATGTAATTTGGCATATTTCTTTTCATTCAGCATCTTTGCTCTTTCATCTAAATTATTTATATGCTGACGCCATTTTTCTACCGCGCTTCCTTCACCAATTCGGACCGTTTTAAAAATTGCCTCCCATAGAGCTGTTTCTTGTTGATTTTCTGGTAAACTTGGAAATACTTTTGCTGCCCATTTTTTAGACGGAACTGCTATGATGGACCAAGCAATGTCATCATTCATAATTGCTTTCCGATATCTCACTAATGCAGCACCAGATACTTTTTGATAGGCGGAAATTCTCGATACGGGGATTCCTGCTAATAAATCCGGATCATCAGCATCAATCCAAAGTATGGCCCCTTTTCGATCGATTACTTCATCTCTTTGAGCAGTAATCCATTTCGGGAACTTATGAAACTCTTCTTCAGCTCCATACTCGTAAAAGGAACGAGTAAAGTTTGGATCACTTAAATTCACTTGGACTCGACCTGCACCAGCTTCATACGCTTTTTTTACAACCACTCGTGTAAATTCAAGTGCATCTGTAGAGGTGTTAATTAATAAGTACTGGCCTTTTTGAATGTTAACTCCCACTTTTACCGCTAGTTCTGCATACTGTTCAAGTTTTTCATTAAAATCCATACTTTACCCTCGCTTTGAAACTGTTTTTGTATTTCCTTCTACGAATTCACCTTTATGCCATACCTTTTGAATTGATTTTACATTAAGTTCTCTAGTTAATTTTTTATATGTTTTTTCGTCCTTGTAGGACAGCAAAGTCAAAACTTCACCATCCGCTCCCGCGCGCCCTGTTCGACCAGAACGATGAGTATATTGTTCAATTGTATGAGGCACATCTACATGAATAACATGTGTTAATCCTTCAATATCTAATCCTCGTGCTGCTAAATCTGTTGCGATTAATATACGTGCTTCTCCTTTTCGAAATGAATCTAATGCCTTTTTACGTTCTTCCTTTTTCATATCAGCGTGAAGTGTCACGACTTTTGCATCATGGTATTTCAGTTTAGATTCTTTCATAATAACTTGATCAACATTATTACTAAAAGCCAGTCCCCTAACCCCTTCAATGTTTGCCAATCTTCTAAGCATATCAGTCTTATCACGTTCATCTACTTTTATAAATGAATGAATTACTTTACCCACTTTGACCATATCTTCGGGCTTAATTTGAATACTGATTGGTTGGAACATCATTCGACTGGCAACTAGTTTAATTTCATCAGTTATTGTTGCAGAAACAACGACTACTTGTCTGCCATATGCAGCACCTTCAATAAATGACTTTACGATAACACGATAATCGCGGCTTAGTAACTGGTCACACTCATCTAGGACAATCGTTTCAATTTCTTTCAATTTTAACTTATTCGCTTTTGCTAATTCATTCAATCGCCCAGGAGTCCCCACAACAATTGTTGGCTTTTTCTTGAGCTTTTCAATTTGACGAGCAGAATTTGCCCCCCCAATTAGTTGTTGGACTGTAATATTTGTTCCAACAATCCATTCACGAATGACTTCTACAATTTGCATTGCTAGTTCTTGTGATGGCGCTACAATTAATGCTTGGGTTTGCTTTTTACTTCCATTTACTTTATTTAGAATTGGTAATACGTAAGCAAGGGTTTTCCCAGATCCGGTTGGAGATTCGGCTACGATATCTTTACCATCTAACATTGCTGGTATCATCTCATCTTGTACTTTCATTGTTGTTTCAAATTTCCACTTACTTTGTAACGTTTCGTTTAATAAATCGATTACTGACATAAATATCCCACCTTTAGTTCTTGCGTTTAGTGTACCATATTCTAATTAAATTACACGATTATGGCCGTAAAAAGGAGAATTTTGAGGAATTTATTTAAAAGTATATTTGATTGGACGTTAACAAAAAAAGAGGTCTGTTTCTCTTATAAGACAAACAAACCTCATTCTTTGTAGTTTATACTTCTATTTTTTTTATTTGCCTATCTTTTAATAATTCATATCCACAGGCTATGATTGCGCTCTCTGCAAGTACTAGTAAAGAGTCAATATAAAGATCACCTAGTCTTAGCTCTTTATTTACAATAGATAGTTCTGTACATCCAAGAATAATTTTATCGCATTCTAAGTCTATCATTGCCTGTTCAATCAGTTGCCACTTGTTTTGGCTAACCTCTTCACCAGCTTTGACGAAATCATAAATGACAGACATGACTTCTTTTTGGACTGCTTCATCTGGTATGACAGGGTGAATACCAACTTCTTCTAATGCAATTTGGTACACACCAGATGTCAATGTACCATCTGTTGCTAAAATTCCGACACGCTTTGCCCCCAGTCTTGAAGCCCTCCTTGCAGTTTCCTTTATCATATGAATGACCGGAACTGGCGAAGAAACTAATAATTCATCATAAAAAGAATGAGCAGTATTGCAAGGAATACAAATAATATCCGCACCAGCAGATGCTAACTTATTAGCATCTCTAACTAAGTAAGGTATAGGATTCTCCTTTGAATCATCCAAAATATAAGCTGTTCTATCAGGTATCGTTGTATCATTATCAATGATTGTGTGTACATGATCCTGATCTTTTGATGCCTTTGTGAGACGAACAATCATTTCGCCAAGAAACATAGTAGCAAGTGGACCTACACCACCGATAATACCTAATACTTTTCTTTTCATGGTTATTCAGCCAAACCTTTTTTATTAAAGTATTTCTTATACTTACGATAATAATTTAAGCTATTTAGCGTTAATTTTATCCAACGTTTGAAATTCATATCTTTATTATAGAAAAGGGAATTTGTCCATTTCCCTTCACTAATTAATTTTTTCGCTTCTAGTTTTAATTTTGCATTTGAAGCATATTTAAATAAAACGCCTTTCGGGATGATCATCCACAAATGCTTATTGTTAGCATATGTCAATTCTTGCTGAATGTTCAACATATGATCATCAGCAACGTACTTCATAATATTGTAGCCTGCAGCAGTTACGAAATAGCTGGATCGACCATTTCGCAAATTAATTTCAAATAGCTTATATTCCCCATCACGAGCATCATACTTCATATCAAAGTTTGCAAATCCTGTGTAACCGATATCTTCTAGGAAGAAGCGAACTTTATCCATTAACTTTTCATCATATGTAGTAATAATAGCTGCATAACTTCCAATACCTTCGGGCGAATGTTCTTCTAAAATAGGATTACCTAAGCACATTAATTTCACTTTTCCATCTTTACCCACATACGCATTTAGTACGCGCATATAAGAATCGTCACCAGGAATGAATTCCTGAACAATCATTGTATCTTGATAAGATGAACTATAGATAGCTTTTAGAATTGCAGATTTTTCTTCAGCATCGTGTGCAATAAATACCTTCTTTTTCCCTGGAAACTCACATGCCCAATAAGCAACTGAATTAGATGCTTTTAGGATGATTGGATATTCAAAAGGTGGTGTAAAACCTTCATAATTTTCAGCAGTTACAGTTGTCGTACCTGGATATTTAAAATTATACTTTTCACACATCTTATAGAAATTTTCTTTTAATAGGATCTTATCCATCAATGATTCATCAATATAAGGGACAGTAAAGTATTGTTGTAGTGCTGTTTTATTTTTTATAATTAGTTTTGCATAGTCATCCCCACATGCAAGAAGTAATAAATTTTTATCCTTATATTCTTTGGCAACCTTTTCTAAAGCAGGAACGAATACATCCTGTTTGTTTAAATTTGCAATTTCTTTAAAATGAAGAATACTACTATTTTGGGTTGCTGTTAAATGAGAACGTCCTAAAACAAGCGGTTTAATTCCATAAGCTTCATAAAAAGCCCGTGCCATTCCGTAAGCGTTCATATCTGAACCTAGTAATATCGGTAAAAATGGTTGCTCCATTATTCTCAGCTCACTTTAGTTAAAATTTAGTATTGTAGCTAGTTTAACACAATTTTTATACGTTATTAAGTATACATACATTTATATTTTCATATACTAAAATCTAAAAAATTAATTACACCAGCAATATCATTTTAGCCAGTGTAAGAATAAGAATCATATTAAGTTTATATTAAATAAATGTGTCTTTATTTTTCCTGGTGGTATGATTACATTATGAAGTCAATAGTGCTATATACATACGTAAAAAAATACCCTAAGGCCAAATCTCAGGGCATTTAACATTTACTATGAATGTCTCTTTTCTTCAGGTGACTCTTTTCTAAATACTTCTTCTAACAACTCGTCACCTTCAGTTTTAACTCTTTTATTTAACTCTTGAACAGGAATAGCATCAACTGTTTGCATATCTTCATGCAAATCAAAAAGACTGATGTTATCTGAATTCACCATATCCGGTTTTTCTTGATATGGTAAACCTTCAAAAGCTGTTTTTGACTCTGGAATTGTTTCTTTATCCATACAACACACTCCTTTATTTGTAGTGTGTTATAGGAAAGTCAATTTATACACTACATACAAATTAGAAACCCTTCATGTATAAATAAAACGCCCAAAAATGGGCGTTTTATTTACTAATTAAAATTTGTTTTGATTAGACTGAGCATTTTGGCGTCTAACTTCTTCAATATCAGTACCTGCTACTGTTTGATTACCAGTTGATTGATTTGCTGATGGTTGATTACCAGCTGTTTTACCAAAACCAAATGGGCCAGCTTCTTGAGCAATTTCTTCGCGTACTTTTTGTATATCAGTACCTGAAGCTGTTTTACCAAATGATTGGCTGCCTGCTTGGTTGCTCATCGCTTGGCTACCAGCTGATTGGT carries:
- a CDS encoding aminopeptidase, with translation MDFNEKLEQYAELAVKVGVNIQKGQYLLINTSTDALEFTRVVVKKAYEAGAGRVQVNLSDPNFTRSFYEYGAEEEFHKFPKWITAQRDEVIDRKGAILWIDADDPDLLAGIPVSRISAYQKVSGAALVRYRKAIMNDDIAWSIIAVPSKKWAAKVFPSLPENQQETALWEAIFKTVRIGEGSAVEKWRQHINNLDERAKMLNEKKYAKLHYRAPGTDLVIDLPEKHLWVTGSSKTPDGTTFIANMPTEEVFTLPSKYGVNGYVTNTKPLVYQGNIIDQFTLTFENGKIVKAEAKVGNDLLHELVTADENSCYLGEVALVPHQSPISTSGILYYNTLFDENASNHLAIGEAYPTCYEGGRNIEESQFDSLGINKSITHEDFMIGGPEMEIDGILPDGCTLPIFRNGNWAF
- a CDS encoding DEAD/DEAH box helicase; translated protein: MSVIDLLNETLQSKWKFETTMKVQDEMIPAMLDGKDIVAESPTGSGKTLAYVLPILNKVNGSKKQTQALIVAPSQELAMQIVEVIREWIVGTNITVQQLIGGANSARQIEKLKKKPTIVVGTPGRLNELAKANKLKLKEIETIVLDECDQLLSRDYRVIVKSFIEGAAYGRQVVVVSATITDEIKLVASRMMFQPISIQIKPEDMVKVGKVIHSFIKVDERDKTDMLRRLANIEGVRGLAFSNNVDQVIMKESKLKYHDAKVVTLHADMKKEERKKALDSFRKGEARILIATDLAARGLDIEGLTHVIHVDVPHTIEQYTHRSGRTGRAGADGEVLTLLSYKDEKTYKKLTRELNVKSIQKVWHKGEFVEGNTKTVSKRG
- a CDS encoding aspartate/glutamate racemase family protein, translated to MKRKVLGIIGGVGPLATMFLGEMIVRLTKASKDQDHVHTIIDNDTTIPDRTAYILDDSKENPIPYLVRDANKLASAGADIICIPCNTAHSFYDELLVSSPVPVIHMIKETARRASRLGAKRVGILATDGTLTSGVYQIALEEVGIHPVIPDEAVQKEVMSVIYDFVKAGEEVSQNKWQLIEQAMIDLECDKIILGCTELSIVNKELRLGDLYIDSLLVLAESAIIACGYELLKDRQIKKIEV
- a CDS encoding ATP-grasp domain-containing protein; the protein is MEQPFLPILLGSDMNAYGMARAFYEAYGIKPLVLGRSHLTATQNSSILHFKEIANLNKQDVFVPALEKVAKEYKDKNLLLLACGDDYAKLIIKNKTALQQYFTVPYIDESLMDKILLKENFYKMCEKYNFKYPGTTTVTAENYEGFTPPFEYPIILKASNSVAYWACEFPGKKKVFIAHDAEEKSAILKAIYSSSYQDTMIVQEFIPGDDSYMRVLNAYVGKDGKVKLMCLGNPILEEHSPEGIGSYAAIITTYDEKLMDKVRFFLEDIGYTGFANFDMKYDARDGEYKLFEINLRNGRSSYFVTAAGYNIMKYVADDHMLNIQQELTYANNKHLWMIIPKGVLFKYASNAKLKLEAKKLISEGKWTNSLFYNKDMNFKRWIKLTLNSLNYYRKYKKYFNKKGLAE